The Mangifera indica cultivar Alphonso chromosome 19, CATAS_Mindica_2.1, whole genome shotgun sequence nucleotide sequence GGACCCACTCTCCTTTCTCCGCCTTTCACTCCCAAGAGACCGGCCAAATCTTCGCCCGTGGTGCCCAGGACGACAAGTGTATCTCTATGCAGTATCTCGAAGCCATCCGCAACTTGAAACTCATTAAAAAGTTCCAACCGACCAGGACCGTCCACGTGTCCTACGTCCCGGACGAGGAGATTGGGGCGGTCGATGGGATGGCGAAGTTCGTTGAATCGGTGGAGTTTCGAGAGCTGAATGTGGGGTTTGTGATGGACGAAGGACAAGCTTCAACGAACGATGAGTTTAGAGTGTTTTACGCCGACAGATCGCCttggaatttgaaaattaaagccGTGGGTTCACCGGGGCATGGCTCTAGGATGTTCGATAACAGTGCTATGGAGAACTTGATGAAGAGCGTTGAAATGATCACTACATTTAGAGACACCCAGTTTGATGAGGTTAAGGCTGGAAAAGCGGCGAATTCCGAGGTTATTTCGGTCAATCCGGTTTATTTGAAAGCCGGGACGCCATCACCAACAGTGAGTATTTGAgtcaaacctaaaaaataaaactggaCTTCATCTATGCCAGTCCAAATATGCAAAAGATATTCTGGTTAAAGCCAACATGCAAAACTCAAAGCCCTGCAACAAAATTGGTATCAATGTTTGATTTTGTGAAGATGATGTTAATTGTTTGTGTAGGGCTTTGTAATGAACTTGCAACCTTCAGAGGCCGAAGCCGGGTTTAATATCAGGTTGCCACCAACAGCTGACCCCGATCTTATGCGGAAGAGAATTGCAGAAGAATGGGCTCCAGCGACAAGGAACATGACTTATGAGGTTAGTGTTGCGGTTTCATCAATTTGGATTTTGTACATGTTAATGTGGATATCGaaatcaaaatgattttttttcttaactgaTGGGGTTTATGTAAATTGAAtgttaaaatatgtatacatagttttgttgtatttatttttgtggtGAACTTCGAACAATTTGCATCACTTTTATGGGAAGTGGTTTATTTCTTTATCAACTGCCTCCTAAATAGTATTTACATGATTTTAAACACTCTGTGAAGTTggttgatttcaattttttaagtatacTATTTTCCTCCCTTTGTTTTCTCTGTAATTAACTGGATCTAAATGGAAGTTTGTGTTATTTACTCATATTACGACAGATAATTCAGTTAGGACCATTAAGGGATTACAAGGGGCGCCCTCTAATGACCCCAACAAATGATTCAAATCCTTGGTGGTCCGTTTTCAAGCAAGCTGTCACAGCAGCTGGAGGAAAAATTGCAAAGCCTGAAATTTTGGCTTCAACTACTGATGCACGATACATGAGACAGCTAGGGATTCCCACTCTTGGTTTCTCTCCAATGTCAAATACTCCTATCTTGTTGCATGACCATGATGAGGTTTGTCTGATTGCCAATCTATCTTTACGGTGCCCTTTCCATCTAGTGCTGATAGTGTTTCCTACCTTATTCTATCTTGCAGCATCTGAAAGATACTGTGTACTTGAGAGGAATTGAGATATATGAATCTGTTATCAGCTCTTTGAGTTCTTTTGTGGAAGCAGCTCAGGAAGCTTCTCAATAGACTCGTCATTCAGACGTCTCAGTATTTGTTAATGGGGAGGGTTTGATCCATAAGCTCAACTTAATCTGGAGGTGTTTTCCCGATTAGTATGGTTATGCTTGCACTCCCCCCAAATTGTTATTCTTGTAACATTATATGATTTGGTTGCTGTCTAGATCTTAGATAACAAAAATTGCTCTATTGGCTACTGCAGAATTGTCTGCTATAATTAATAATAGCATTAGTTCATCCTTCAGCAGTTTATGTGTCATGTTATGATGTCCTTTCCAGAGGACATCCTTAAGTAATATGAACTTGACTATCGTTCCTTCagcatgatgacacatatgaattgTGATGCTACAATTAGTATGCACTTGCACATCAACCCTACCGATACCTGTATAATTGATCCGAATTGCTTGTGTACTGTTAGGTACCTGGAGAAATTTTGGCAGCAACTCCTCTGTATAATCATACTCTCAGCAGAGAAAATTATGTAACTCACACTTCTGTAATTTTTATCCCAGCAATACAGTAATGGTTTCTCTACTCTTTCTTCTCAAGCAACCACAACACAACTCAATTCatcaattcaaacaataaaCTCAGGTTGGATAAAACAGTGCAAAAGTTGATCAATacaaattcatcatttcattCTGGAAAATGGGTGCAATTTACATCAGTTCGTTACACCACTTgattcaacaaaataagaaaaacaaagagcTGATCAACTACAAACAGAATGAAAATCCCAGCAAATTTTCAGGAAATTCGAGAGGCCTAGATCTCTCCCCTAAATCTCCACTTTTCCTTCTGAATTTTCTGATGTCCTCCACACACatgctttcttctttttgttgtcCATAACAGCCAAGTCTCCTCCTGCAGTGACACATTTCTCCTCTGGTTTTGGTGGTCTAGACCATTGTGAATTTGCTATTTGTTTTAGTCTCAAGCTGCTATGTGTATCAATTTTGTTGCTGCCAGCTGTGTCATTCCTTCGGGCCTTCTTCTTGCGAGAGACATAAATTCGGGACCTAAGATGGACATACACGCCAAAACTGGGTTTTGCTCCTGTCTGGTTCAGCAAATAACACCCACACCACAGCCATAAACACACCAGCCTAAGCACACAGTTTCCACCACTTTTTCATCTTTCACCCTAAGGATGTATTCCACTAGCCAACCTTATCATTCATACGATCACCCATTCTCACCAACATGGCAGCCACCAAACCAGCCACTGCCCCCACTACCCAGCCAGCCAAACCACCTTCCAAAGCTCCATCTTAGGACAATAGAGTTCGAGTAACCAGCTCAAAATCCCACTTTAGCTTGGACCAAGTTACTTGCACTCTTAAGGGCGATGTGCCAAAGCTAGTTATCGATGACGATGTGATCAATGAGATTGCCGCATTATGGACCCGGTCCCGAAGAGTGTCGATGTAACATTGCTGTTTTCAGGCCCTATTTTGCAGATTAAAGGTGCTTTACCATGTAGTAATTACGTGACCGTTTTGGAGCCATGATTGTATATAATATTCATTTGTAAATCCTATCATACATACAATGACTACGATTCATATTACAAATTTTACATATGTTTGTTAGAGAAATCAAATACATGTTCTAATAATGTCATTAATTCGTTAACAAAATAAAAGCCGACACACCCCATGTGAATTGCAAAGGAAATCAatcttttttccatttctttttccaGTCAAATGCTTTTCCAATGAAACCagagataatatttaaaaccatGGCTACCTGGAAAGTGGAATCCCATGGTCTTAAGCTTATTTCCAAATCATACAAGAAATCTAGctactaattaattattactgCAGATCTCAATATCAAATGGAAAACTGAACACTACCCTTTTGATATTATCAGGTAAGTTAAgaatttaaatcctaaaatatCATCAggatttaaactcatattctcCTGAACATAGATTCTTTTTATTGCAACTCAACAACCTTTGAGGGCATATTGTAGTTGTAGTTGTTGAAGTTATTTTCCTGCAAGTTTCTCttatcttttaacagaaaatATTAAAGAGATTTGATTCCTAACCCCACATGGATCTTGCCTCTTCATCCTCCAGCATACATATTTGAAGCCTTCTTCGCAGTTTCGCCCATCCTCACTTCACCATTTCCCCCATATCTCTCTATCAATCGCAAAGTGACGCCTCGACAAACCGACCCTACATCCCGCTGGCAGGACTCAACATTCTTCTAATACGGACGCCACattccttattttattttactttgagTTACATGCGAGGTACGGCAGCTCGTGAGTTCGGAGATTGTCTTTCTAATGTAAGATTAAACTACTCATATTCCCAtcaatatatctatatattcaatCATCTCATCAAATGCATTTAGACTTTTGAGTACTAAAATAGCGATAGAtaaagatattatataaatatgatatatcgtacttgatatataattcatttagaATCAAATTTACTGTTGATACAGTAAAATTGTCTCTTTTTTATATGcttccaaaataataataatattttgataaaggaTTATTACGTGTGCATTGAGAAGAGAAACTTATCCTGGTTT carries:
- the LOC123203623 gene encoding aminoacylase-1-like; translation: MASISQNLLLILTTAALLSSTQQQHVQEPEAITRFKQYLRFKTAHPNPNYTAPVSFLITQAQSIGLQFKILEFVPSKLLLLLTWPGSDPSLPSILFNSHLDSVPAEPDKWTHSPFSAFHSQETGQIFARGAQDDKCISMQYLEAIRNLKLIKKFQPTRTVHVSYVPDEEIGAVDGMAKFVESVEFRELNVGFVMDEGQASTNDEFRVFYADRSPWNLKIKAVGSPGHGSRMFDNSAMENLMKSVEMITTFRDTQFDEVKAGKAANSEVISVNPVYLKAGTPSPTGFVMNLQPSEAEAGFNIRLPPTADPDLMRKRIAEEWAPATRNMTYEIIQLGPLRDYKGRPLMTPTNDSNPWWSVFKQAVTAAGGKIAKPEILASTTDARYMRQLGIPTLGFSPMSNTPILLHDHDEHLKDTVYLRGIEIYESVISSLSSFVEAAQEASQ